In a genomic window of Pleurocapsa sp. PCC 7319:
- a CDS encoding nucleotidyltransferase family protein has translation MDNKKLASDRGSRKLPNLAFGKEWALLELVTLGLNSASEQEMFAELISDQDLDWQELLKQATRHKITCLLAFYIITNNLSEVITLDLKQQLETILFFNRHKIKIYRSKAAEIIRALTKNKIKFVGTKGISLESTLYQGNGNRTLSDIDFMILPNDRKVVSEILADLGYQMGTFEPKTGTIKPHSREMMINYKLNPDHLPAHILLIDDVIVPFIEVDIANSLTWTLSPFQIPVEVALENIVYQPIPEIKDISLPSFAPQFQFIFTILHLFKEAWIELTLDMNGKDVSLSKFSDVVRIWSRHQNELQNEEFVKILEQFDLIQPVVWVLEHLDRTLQTNIISSLGLEGKVTEEWLSSAAPSGTKARLWRGTMRKRLFTQDRRQLFRQ, from the coding sequence ATGGATAATAAAAAGTTAGCAAGCGATCGTGGCTCTAGGAAATTACCAAATTTAGCTTTTGGTAAAGAATGGGCATTATTAGAGTTAGTTACTCTTGGTTTAAATTCAGCTAGCGAACAAGAAATGTTTGCCGAATTAATTAGTGACCAAGATTTGGATTGGCAAGAATTACTAAAACAAGCAACAAGGCATAAAATTACTTGTCTTCTAGCATTTTATATAATTACTAATAACTTGTCTGAAGTCATTACTTTAGATCTAAAACAGCAGTTAGAAACTATTTTGTTTTTTAACAGACACAAGATTAAGATATATCGCAGCAAAGCGGCAGAAATTATTCGAGCTTTAACTAAAAATAAAATTAAATTTGTAGGCACAAAAGGTATTTCTTTAGAATCGACACTATATCAGGGTAATGGTAATCGTACCTTGTCAGATATTGATTTTATGATTTTGCCTAATGATAGAAAAGTTGTTAGTGAAATTTTGGCAGATTTAGGATATCAGATGGGTACTTTTGAGCCAAAAACTGGTACTATCAAACCCCATAGTCGAGAAATGATGATTAACTACAAGTTAAATCCAGATCATTTACCTGCTCATATTTTATTAATTGATGATGTTATCGTTCCTTTTATCGAAGTAGATATTGCTAATAGTTTGACTTGGACTTTGTCTCCTTTTCAAATTCCTGTTGAGGTTGCCTTGGAGAATATTGTTTATCAACCTATTCCAGAAATAAAAGATATTAGTTTACCTTCTTTTGCACCTCAATTTCAGTTTATTTTTACGATTCTTCATTTATTTAAAGAAGCCTGGATTGAACTTACTTTAGATATGAATGGAAAAGATGTATCTTTAAGTAAATTTAGTGATGTAGTAAGAATTTGGAGTAGACATCAAAATGAACTTCAGAACGAAGAGTTTGTAAAAATACTTGAGCAGTTTGATCTTATACAACCAGTAGTTTGGGTATTGGAACATTTAGATCGGACATTGCAAACAAACATTATTTCTAGTTTGGGTTTAGAAGGGAAAGTTACAGAAGAATGGTTGTCTAGTGCGGCTCCAAGTGGAACAAAAGCACGACTATGGCGAGGAACGATGAGAAAACGTCTTTTTACTCAAGATCGTCGTCAACTTTTTAGACAGTAA
- a CDS encoding acyl carrier protein gives MNQIETIKQKIRQLISDNLPDISTSELTDNVELFSLGLNSLNAVSLVLGLEEVFGFEFDMDEISYESFRAISDIVDIVSEKLKIAI, from the coding sequence ATGAATCAAATAGAAACTATTAAACAAAAAATTCGCCAATTGATATCAGATAATTTGCCAGATATTTCTACCAGTGAACTAACCGATAACGTAGAATTGTTTAGTCTAGGTCTTAATTCGCTCAATGCCGTCTCCTTAGTTTTAGGACTAGAAGAAGTCTTTGGTTTTGAATTTGATATGGATGAAATAAGCTATGAAAGCTTTAGAGCGATTTCTGATATTGTCGATATAGTATCAGAAAAATTGAAAATTGCTATTTGA
- a CDS encoding lasso peptide biosynthesis B2 protein: MFKTVEQLYKIVKDNWSDRFLLLKVAILLILIRVGLQFIQFQTLRNLLAKIAQPKQNKQVSIYKIIWAITIVSPYIPGVKCLARAIAAQVILSKQNYPNQLRIGISKDNQGQFIAHAWVESRGKTVIGGIGNMTKYYNVLSLPEWEYYKYSKFILLRNK, encoded by the coding sequence ATGTTCAAGACAGTAGAACAACTGTATAAAATAGTCAAGGATAATTGGAGCGATCGCTTTCTTTTACTGAAAGTAGCAATACTACTAATTTTAATTAGAGTAGGATTACAATTTATTCAGTTTCAAACCTTACGTAATCTACTAGCTAAAATAGCTCAACCCAAACAAAATAAACAAGTCTCGATCTATAAAATTATTTGGGCAATAACGATAGTTAGCCCCTATATACCTGGAGTTAAATGTCTTGCTAGAGCAATAGCAGCTCAAGTAATACTATCAAAACAAAATTATCCTAATCAATTACGTATCGGCATTAGTAAAGATAACCAAGGTCAATTTATTGCCCATGCTTGGGTAGAAAGTCGAGGCAAAACTGTAATCGGTGGTATAGGTAATATGACTAAATATTATAATGTCCTGTCACTCCCAGAATGGGAGTACTACAAGTATAGCAAATTTATACTTTTACGGAATAAATAG